The following proteins come from a genomic window of Panicum hallii strain FIL2 chromosome 8, PHallii_v3.1, whole genome shotgun sequence:
- the LOC112902915 gene encoding uncharacterized protein LOC112902915 encodes MAPAAGQESMMTREQLLHLFSRFSFLTSLPEVKQRIADAVRDKQEAVAVTTEIQEEILREMGVDPGFGIGCLGKVNLVYENDKDLMIKFYQFVAKEEMAIDEAELEPREMAEKLHAQQILQEQQLNMLVEMRKCSPESQSVILGNLRKQLEEANFDINASILSPEQIQEIIQK; translated from the exons atggcgccggcggcgggccaGGAGAGCATGATGACGAGGGAGCAGCTGCTCCACCTCTTCTCCCGCTTCTCCTTCCTCACCTCCCTCCCCG AGGTCAAGCAGCGGATTGCTGACGCAGTCAGGGACAAGCAG GAGGCTGTTGCCGTGACCACTGAGATACAAGAAGAGATCCTTCGCGAGATGGGTGTAG ATCCAGGTTTTGGTATTGGGTGCCTAGGAAAGGTCAACCTTGTTTATGAAAATGACAAGGATTTGATGATTAAATTCTATCAATTTGTTGCCAA AGAAGAGATGGCTATTGATGAAGCTGAGCTTGAACCTAGAGAAATGGCTGAAAAACTACATGCTCAACAAATACTACAAGAACAG CAACTGAACATGCTAGTTGAAATGAGGAAATGTAGCCCAGAGAGCCAATCTGTCATACTTGGGAAT TTGCGGAAACAATTGGAGGAAGCTAATTTTGACATCAACGCATCGATCCTGAGTCCAGAGCAAATTCAAGAGATCATTCAGAAGTGA